In one Erythrobacteraceae bacterium WH01K genomic region, the following are encoded:
- a CDS encoding response regulator: MNAARILIVEDSASLAMSYAAQLSEAGHEVELAQTGAGAETQLTGARFDVTSYRWNCGAAPGGSCDIARPGQPAGA; this comes from the coding sequence ATGAACGCAGCGCGTATCCTGATCGTCGAAGACAGCGCATCGCTCGCCATGAGCTATGCCGCGCAATTGTCGGAAGCGGGGCACGAGGTGGAACTGGCCCAGACCGGGGCCGGGGCGGAGACGCAGTTGACCGGCGCGCGGTTCGACGTGACGTCATACCGCTGGAACTGCGGCGCCGCGCCCGGCGGCTCTTGCGACATCGCCCGGCCCGGACAGCCAGCAGGAGCATGA
- a CDS encoding crotonase/enoyl-CoA hydratase family protein has product MTDTGTDELLAEVKDGVLILTINRPEAKNAMTKACSEAIAAQLDRLDEDDDLRVGILTGAGGTFCSGMDLKGFLRGESPSVPGRGFGGLTEQKPVKPLIAAVEGYALAGGLELMIACDLVVASSGAKFGIPEAKRGLAAAAGGLMVLPDLIPHKVAMELALTGDFIDAGRAYDLGMINRVTDGAALDGALELAKAITANGPIAVRVSKQIMDESRGWPLDKRYEEQAKLLPQVFMSQDAQEGSKAFAEKRAPNWQGK; this is encoded by the coding sequence ATGACCGACACCGGGACCGACGAACTGCTGGCCGAAGTGAAGGACGGCGTGCTGATCCTCACGATCAACCGCCCCGAGGCGAAGAACGCCATGACCAAAGCGTGTTCGGAAGCCATCGCCGCCCAGCTCGACCGGCTGGACGAGGATGACGACCTGCGCGTCGGCATCCTGACCGGCGCAGGGGGCACCTTCTGTTCGGGCATGGACCTCAAGGGCTTCCTGCGCGGCGAGAGCCCCAGCGTTCCCGGCCGCGGTTTCGGCGGCCTGACGGAACAGAAGCCGGTCAAGCCGCTGATTGCCGCGGTCGAGGGCTATGCGCTGGCCGGCGGGCTGGAGCTGATGATCGCCTGCGACCTGGTGGTGGCGAGCTCGGGCGCGAAGTTCGGCATTCCCGAGGCGAAGCGCGGTCTGGCCGCGGCGGCGGGCGGCCTGATGGTCCTGCCCGATCTGATCCCGCACAAGGTTGCGATGGAACTGGCCCTGACCGGTGATTTCATCGATGCGGGTCGCGCCTACGATCTCGGCATGATCAACCGCGTGACCGATGGCGCCGCGCTGGACGGCGCGCTGGAACTGGCGAAGGCGATCACCGCCAATGGCCCCATCGCGGTGCGCGTGTCCAAGCAGATCATGGACGAATCGCGCGGCTGGCCCCTCGACAAACGATACGAGGAACAGGCCAAGTTGCTGCCGCAGGTCTTCATGTCGCAGGATGCGCAGGAAGGTAGCAAGGCCTTTGCCGAGAAGCGCGCCCCCAACTGGCAGGGCAAGTAA
- a CDS encoding acetyl-CoA C-acetyltransferase: MPAQPHTAYIVDAVRTPRGIGKQGKGALAAEHPQHLAATVLKAIAERSGLDTKTVDDVIWSVSTQDGKQAGDMGRMAALDAGYDVTSSGMTLDRFCGGGITSVNLAAAQVMSGMADCVVAGGTEMMSLTAQMTKDKMAAGIAPPMMGSYNERLQAKHPQSHQGVCGDAIASMEGFTREELDEVGYRSQQRAAQAIEEGRFDKSLVSVVDDEGNVILDREEFPRPQTTMETLAALEPAFTKLADVPLDKEGTTFRKLINRKYPDLEIEHFHHAGNSSGVVDGAAAVLIASKEYCDEHGLKPRAKIVATANMGDDPTLMLNAPVPAAKRVLERAGLTLDDIDLFEINEAFAVVAAKFVRDLGLDWDKVNVNGGAIALGHPIGATGSMLIGTMVDELERQDKKRGLVTMCAAGGMAPAIMVERV; this comes from the coding sequence ATGCCTGCACAGCCCCATACCGCCTATATCGTCGATGCCGTCCGCACCCCGCGCGGCATCGGGAAGCAGGGCAAGGGCGCCCTCGCCGCAGAGCATCCGCAGCACCTGGCTGCCACTGTGCTGAAAGCGATTGCAGAGCGCAGCGGCCTCGACACGAAGACGGTCGACGACGTGATCTGGTCGGTCAGCACGCAGGATGGGAAGCAGGCGGGCGACATGGGCCGCATGGCCGCGCTCGACGCCGGATACGACGTTACCAGCAGCGGCATGACACTGGACCGCTTCTGCGGCGGTGGCATCACCTCGGTGAACCTGGCGGCCGCGCAGGTCATGTCCGGCATGGCCGACTGCGTCGTTGCAGGCGGGACCGAGATGATGAGCCTGACGGCCCAGATGACGAAGGACAAGATGGCCGCCGGCATCGCCCCGCCGATGATGGGCAGCTATAACGAGCGCCTGCAGGCAAAGCATCCGCAAAGCCACCAGGGCGTGTGCGGCGACGCGATTGCCAGCATGGAAGGCTTCACGCGCGAGGAGCTGGACGAGGTCGGCTATCGTAGCCAGCAGCGCGCCGCACAGGCGATCGAGGAAGGCCGCTTCGACAAGTCGCTGGTGAGCGTGGTCGACGACGAGGGCAATGTCATTCTCGACCGCGAAGAATTCCCCCGGCCGCAGACGACGATGGAAACGCTCGCCGCGCTGGAGCCCGCCTTTACCAAGCTGGCGGACGTACCGCTGGACAAGGAAGGGACCACGTTCCGGAAGCTGATCAACCGGAAATACCCGGATCTCGAGATCGAGCATTTCCACCATGCGGGCAACAGTTCCGGCGTGGTCGACGGTGCGGCGGCGGTGCTGATCGCGTCGAAGGAGTATTGCGACGAGCACGGCCTGAAACCGCGCGCGAAGATCGTGGCGACCGCGAATATGGGCGACGATCCGACGCTGATGCTCAACGCCCCGGTCCCGGCAGCGAAACGCGTGCTGGAGCGCGCCGGGCTGACGCTGGACGATATCGACCTGTTCGAGATCAACGAGGCGTTCGCCGTGGTCGCGGCGAAGTTCGTGCGCGATCTCGGGCTGGACTGGGACAAGGTGAACGTGAATGGCGGCGCGATTGCGCTGGGTCATCCCATCGGCGCGACAGGCTCCATGCTGATCGGCACGATGGTCGACGAACTGGAACGCCAGGACAAGAAGCGCGGCCTTGTCACCATGTGCGCGGCAGGCGGCATGGCTCCTGCCATCATGGTGGAGCGTGTCTGA
- a CDS encoding histidine kinase dimerization/phospho-acceptor domain-containing protein encodes MRLGHLGTRALEIILPIGLLLFGISTWVAYDEARSREIGSALSALREDRTLAGRELQSRFAEIEAAQQSAIDRMERELAGGGIAADAGGDEIARLDRAFDDMESRVTRERLRLTQSFDLLVGSLEEHAVLLLDAEGRITRANRAATQVYGWDASSNLGLAQVWAQVGEPGAGRGAPAGGAAATLMARELLAQVAQEGRVSRSNELRGGQGRIFWAEEAIEAITDNAGKLTGSAYIARDISQQKAAEDALLAARDDARNAAENRKTLLATVSHEIRTPMTGILGMLEQVRQDNSARTRSGAGHDREFGRGTDARAGRCAANGAGRKQCCPAGGATVRYSRNGPPGGRAVRTVGAAQGRRPGAGAGAA; translated from the coding sequence TTGCGGCTTGGCCATCTCGGCACACGGGCGCTTGAGATCATCTTGCCGATCGGCCTGTTGTTGTTCGGCATTTCAACATGGGTCGCCTATGACGAGGCGCGCAGCCGCGAAATCGGATCCGCGCTTTCTGCACTGAGGGAAGATCGCACGCTGGCAGGCCGCGAATTGCAATCGCGCTTTGCCGAGATCGAGGCTGCCCAGCAATCCGCCATCGACCGGATGGAGCGGGAACTTGCAGGCGGCGGCATAGCGGCTGATGCCGGAGGCGACGAGATCGCCCGGCTCGACCGTGCCTTCGACGACATGGAAAGCCGTGTGACCCGCGAACGCCTGCGGCTGACGCAATCCTTCGATTTGCTGGTCGGTTCGCTCGAAGAGCACGCAGTCCTGCTGCTGGATGCGGAAGGGCGGATCACGCGGGCCAACCGTGCCGCGACGCAGGTCTATGGCTGGGACGCATCGAGCAATCTCGGTCTCGCGCAGGTGTGGGCACAGGTCGGAGAGCCGGGGGCAGGCCGGGGAGCCCCGGCAGGCGGTGCGGCAGCCACGCTCATGGCGCGCGAACTGCTGGCACAGGTGGCGCAGGAAGGCCGGGTCTCTCGCTCCAACGAACTGCGAGGCGGGCAGGGCCGCATCTTCTGGGCCGAAGAAGCGATCGAGGCGATTACCGACAATGCGGGCAAGCTGACCGGCTCTGCCTATATCGCGCGCGATATCAGTCAGCAGAAGGCCGCCGAGGACGCCCTGCTCGCCGCGCGGGACGATGCCCGTAACGCGGCGGAAAACCGCAAGACGCTGCTCGCGACGGTTAGCCATGAAATTCGCACGCCGATGACCGGTATCCTGGGAATGCTGGAACAGGTCCGGCAGGACAATTCGGCGCGCACGCGATCGGGCGCTGGCCACGATCGAGAATTCGGCAGAGGCACTGATGCGCGTGCTGGACGATGTGCTGCGAACGGCGCGGGCCGAAAGCAATGCTGTCCAGCTGGAGGAGCGACCGTTCGATACAGCCGAAATGGTCCGCCGGGCGGGCGAGCTGTTCGAACCGTTGGCGCGGCGCAAGGGCGTAGGCCTGGCGCTGGAGCCGGGGCCGCGTGA
- a CDS encoding ATP-binding protein, with the protein MRYCWGDEARIQQILANFLSNAIKFTASGEVRMACEIVPVDGDDVRLRLSVTDTGIGIPEDRLDALFTPFEQVDASTERRFGGTGLGLSICRTYARAMCGDVDVTSVEGEGSTFILDLPARRDRRGTARLPGTGLTAAIAGGSAIARLAAEAALEELGCRVVGEGDDGHDPDIVICLDGAAPGPGHTGARVITLGGVPDADMIAQALEDS; encoded by the coding sequence GTGAGATATTGCTGGGGGGACGAGGCGCGGATCCAGCAGATCCTCGCCAATTTCCTGTCCAATGCCATCAAGTTCACCGCCAGCGGCGAAGTGCGCATGGCGTGCGAAATCGTGCCGGTGGATGGCGACGACGTGCGCCTGCGCCTGTCCGTCACCGATACCGGCATCGGAATACCGGAAGACAGGCTGGACGCCCTGTTCACCCCGTTCGAACAGGTCGATGCCTCGACAGAGCGACGTTTCGGCGGCACCGGGCTCGGGCTCTCCATCTGCCGGACCTATGCCCGCGCTATGTGCGGGGATGTCGATGTGACGAGCGTGGAGGGCGAGGGCAGCACTTTTATCCTAGACCTGCCCGCACGGCGCGACCGGCGCGGCACCGCGAGGCTTCCGGGTACCGGGCTGACGGCGGCGATTGCCGGGGGCAGCGCCATTGCACGGCTGGCGGCGGAGGCTGCGCTGGAAGAACTGGGCTGCCGGGTCGTGGGCGAGGGGGATGACGGACACGATCCCGATATTGTCATCTGCCTCGACGGGGCAGCGCCCGGTCCCGGTCATACCGGGGCGCGGGTCATCACGCTTGGCGGCGTGCCCGATGCAGACATGATCGCGCAGGCGCTGGAGGACAGCTAG
- a CDS encoding helix-turn-helix domain-containing protein, producing MTENMGADTSTTLDAIERAAIEARLAAMDGNIVQAARTLGVSPSTIYRKMEKWERAD from the coding sequence ATGACAGAGAATATGGGCGCGGATACGTCCACCACCCTGGATGCGATAGAGCGCGCGGCAATCGAGGCGCGGTTGGCGGCGATGGACGGCAACATCGTGCAGGCCGCCCGCACGCTGGGGGTCAGTCCGTCGACGATCTATCGCAAGATGGAGAAGTGGGAGCGCGCGGATTGA
- a CDS encoding CaiB/BaiF CoA-transferase family protein, producing MAGNGAGPLHGIRIIEFAGIGPGPFCGMMLADHGAEVIRIDRAVGGRGGSQPITTKDVLARGRKSIALNLKSEEGVALARKLCASADGIIEGFRPGVMERLGLGPDELLSDNPKLVYGRMTGWGQTGPYAPYAGHDINYIALAGALAHFGRKGEKPTPPINMVGDFGGGGMMLAFGMVAALLGVARGGAGQVIDAAMTDGTAVLMSMMHGMKNTGTWREELGVNLLDTGAHFYDTYETADGKFVSIGSIEPQFYAELRKVAGLEEDSDFDAQMDPAAWDGLKDRLAALFRTKTRDEWDALMEHTDICYAPVLTMSEAARHPHNTARETFIEIGGDTQPAPAPRYSGTPTARPDPAPMPGDQTDAILADLGLDESEREALREAGTVN from the coding sequence GTGGCCGGGAACGGGGCGGGGCCCCTGCACGGCATCCGCATCATAGAATTCGCCGGGATCGGGCCGGGCCCCTTCTGCGGGATGATGCTGGCCGATCACGGCGCGGAGGTCATCCGCATCGACCGCGCTGTCGGCGGGCGGGGAGGCAGCCAGCCCATCACGACGAAGGACGTGCTGGCGCGCGGGCGCAAATCCATCGCGCTGAACCTCAAGAGCGAAGAAGGCGTCGCGCTCGCCCGCAAACTGTGTGCGAGTGCGGACGGTATCATCGAAGGCTTCCGGCCCGGGGTGATGGAACGGCTTGGCCTGGGTCCGGACGAACTGCTCTCCGACAATCCGAAGCTGGTCTACGGCCGCATGACGGGCTGGGGCCAGACAGGACCGTATGCACCCTATGCCGGGCATGATATCAATTATATCGCCCTTGCCGGCGCGCTCGCCCATTTCGGGCGCAAGGGCGAAAAGCCGACGCCGCCGATCAACATGGTCGGCGATTTCGGCGGCGGCGGGATGATGCTGGCCTTCGGGATGGTCGCCGCGCTGCTGGGCGTGGCCCGTGGCGGGGCCGGACAGGTGATCGACGCGGCCATGACCGACGGCACGGCGGTGCTGATGAGCATGATGCATGGCATGAAGAACACCGGCACCTGGCGCGAGGAGCTGGGCGTCAACCTGCTCGATACCGGCGCGCATTTCTACGACACCTACGAGACGGCGGACGGCAAGTTCGTCTCCATCGGCAGCATCGAGCCGCAATTCTATGCCGAACTTCGCAAGGTTGCCGGGCTGGAAGAGGACAGCGATTTCGACGCGCAGATGGACCCTGCCGCGTGGGACGGTCTGAAAGACAGGCTGGCTGCCCTTTTCAGGACGAAGACCCGCGACGAATGGGACGCCCTGATGGAGCATACCGATATCTGTTACGCACCGGTGCTGACCATGAGCGAAGCCGCACGGCATCCGCACAACACCGCGCGCGAGACCTTCATTGAGATCGGCGGCGATACGCAGCCCGCGCCTGCACCACGCTATTCGGGAACGCCTACGGCAAGGCCTGACCCGGCCCCGATGCCGGGCGACCAGACCGATGCCATACTGGCCGATCTGGGACTGGATGAAAGCGAGAGGGAAGCCCTGCGTGAAGCAGGCACCGTGAACTGA
- a CDS encoding enoyl-CoA hydratase-related protein, with protein sequence MAYNTLRTEQDGPVLKITLNRPDRLNACPPEMADELFDALRDLDGARAVLLSGEGRAFCSGADLASSADSAITGGARSYTALQKHYNPMVELLAGLRVPVVAAVQGPAAGIGCSIALAADFVIAGKSGYFLQAFVNIGLVPDGGSSWMLPRLVGLARASRMMMLGERIHGEEAERIGLIYKCVEDDALMGEANALTEKLANGPTVALGQMKQTLRGGLETDFTSTLSAEAAGQRIAGSTQDAMVGAASFLSKQKPQFTGK encoded by the coding sequence ATGGCCTATAACACTTTGCGTACCGAGCAGGACGGTCCGGTCCTGAAGATCACCCTCAACCGGCCCGACCGGCTGAATGCCTGCCCGCCGGAGATGGCGGACGAGCTGTTCGACGCCCTGCGCGACCTGGACGGCGCGCGCGCCGTCCTGCTGAGCGGGGAGGGCCGTGCCTTCTGTTCCGGGGCGGATCTCGCATCCAGCGCCGACAGCGCCATCACCGGCGGCGCACGGTCCTACACCGCCCTGCAGAAGCATTATAACCCGATGGTCGAACTGCTCGCGGGCCTGCGCGTCCCGGTGGTCGCCGCAGTGCAGGGTCCGGCGGCGGGCATAGGCTGCTCGATCGCGCTGGCAGCGGACTTCGTGATCGCGGGCAAGAGCGGCTATTTCCTGCAGGCCTTCGTCAATATCGGCCTCGTTCCCGATGGCGGGTCCAGCTGGATGCTGCCGCGTCTGGTCGGCCTGGCGCGGGCAAGCCGGATGATGATGCTGGGCGAGCGCATCCACGGCGAAGAGGCCGAGCGTATCGGGCTGATCTACAAATGCGTCGAGGACGATGCCCTGATGGGCGAGGCGAACGCCCTGACGGAAAAGCTGGCCAATGGCCCGACCGTGGCGCTGGGCCAGATGAAGCAGACCCTGCGCGGCGGACTGGAAACCGATTTCACCTCCACCCTCTCGGCAGAAGCCGCAGGCCAGCGCATCGCCGGCAGCACGCAGGACGCGATGGTCGGCGCAGCATCGTTCCTCAGCAAGCAGAAGCCGCAATTCACCGGCAAGTAG
- a CDS encoding crotonase/enoyl-CoA hydratase family protein: MEPFLKTERDGPVVIASLNRPDTRNAISETAHSEEIAAFCADMTRDRSVRAIVLTGEGSAFCAGGNVKDMVGKSAMFAGSPYEIRNRYRTGIQLIPAALYDLEVPVVAAVNGPAIGAGLDLACMADIRIGSEKAIFGETFVKLGIIPGDGGAWLLPRVIGMARATQMTLTGEIIDAAKALEFGLISECVPHDECLPRAVEVAGAIAVNPGHSTRMAKRLLREGQDMKLGPLLELSAAYQALAHHTDDHHEAVDAFMEKRKPDFRDS, encoded by the coding sequence ATGGAACCGTTTCTGAAAACAGAGCGCGATGGCCCCGTCGTCATCGCCAGCCTCAATCGCCCCGACACCCGTAACGCCATTTCGGAAACCGCACATAGCGAGGAAATCGCCGCGTTCTGCGCCGACATGACCCGCGACCGCAGCGTGCGCGCCATCGTCCTGACCGGCGAAGGCAGCGCCTTTTGCGCGGGTGGCAATGTGAAGGACATGGTCGGTAAATCGGCAATGTTCGCAGGCAGCCCCTACGAAATCCGCAACCGCTACCGCACCGGCATCCAGCTGATTCCGGCGGCGCTCTACGACCTGGAAGTGCCGGTGGTCGCCGCGGTCAACGGACCTGCCATCGGCGCCGGACTGGACCTTGCCTGCATGGCCGACATCCGCATCGGCAGCGAGAAAGCGATCTTCGGCGAGACGTTCGTGAAACTGGGCATCATCCCCGGCGATGGCGGTGCATGGCTGCTGCCGCGCGTGATCGGCATGGCGCGTGCGACGCAGATGACGCTGACCGGCGAGATCATCGACGCGGCAAAGGCGCTGGAATTCGGGCTGATCAGCGAATGCGTCCCGCATGACGAATGCCTGCCGCGCGCCGTCGAGGTGGCAGGCGCAATCGCGGTCAATCCCGGTCACTCGACCCGCATGGCGAAGCGCCTGCTCCGCGAAGGGCAGGACATGAAGCTGGGCCCTCTGCTTGAACTGAGCGCCGCCTACCAGGCGCTGGCCCACCATACGGACGATCACCACGAGGCGGTGGATGCCTTCATGGAGAAGCGGAAGCCCGACTTCCGCGACAGCTGA
- a CDS encoding acyl-CoA dehydrogenase family protein produces the protein MRQDCGDDALFDQMTLAEIPREDEALREQVRALAAEAVAEMTPAQRSRSWSGFDADFSRKLGEAGLLGLTLPTQYGGGGRGPFARFVVVEELLVAGAPVAAHWIADRQSAPLILNFGTEEQRRKYIPAICRGELLFCIGMSEPGSGSDLASVRTRAERTQAGWRLNGQKIWTTNSMHSDYMIALVRTSGTADDRHRGLSQLIVDLKAPGVDIRPITDLAGDVHFAEVFFEDVDLPADALIGEEGGGWQQVVAELAFERSGPERIYSSIVLLDAWLAHLRRVQRRDPATLALVGGFMAKLAALRAMSLACTGQLAAGESPVVEASVVKDLGTAFEQALPIAIGDDLAAYPEEPVSDDFRAALTYVTHIAPSFSLRGGTREILRGIIARGLGLR, from the coding sequence GTGCGGCAAGACTGCGGAGACGATGCCCTGTTCGACCAGATGACCCTTGCCGAGATACCGCGTGAAGACGAGGCGCTGCGCGAACAAGTGCGAGCGCTTGCGGCGGAGGCGGTGGCGGAGATGACGCCGGCCCAGCGATCGCGGTCGTGGTCGGGTTTCGATGCGGACTTCAGCCGCAAGCTGGGAGAGGCAGGGCTGCTCGGCCTGACCCTGCCGACCCAATATGGCGGGGGAGGCCGAGGCCCTTTCGCACGGTTCGTCGTGGTGGAGGAATTGCTGGTCGCGGGCGCACCGGTTGCCGCCCACTGGATCGCCGACCGGCAGAGCGCGCCGCTGATCCTGAATTTCGGGACCGAGGAACAGCGCCGCAAATATATCCCGGCCATCTGCCGCGGCGAATTGCTGTTCTGCATCGGGATGAGCGAGCCGGGCAGCGGTTCGGACCTTGCCAGCGTGCGCACACGCGCCGAACGCACCCAGGCCGGGTGGCGTCTCAACGGCCAGAAGATCTGGACCACCAATTCGATGCATTCGGATTACATGATCGCGCTGGTCCGCACATCGGGCACGGCAGACGACCGCCATCGCGGCCTGTCGCAGCTGATCGTGGACCTGAAAGCGCCCGGCGTGGATATCCGTCCGATCACCGACCTTGCCGGCGACGTGCATTTTGCCGAGGTTTTCTTCGAGGACGTGGACCTGCCTGCCGATGCGCTGATCGGTGAGGAAGGCGGCGGCTGGCAGCAGGTGGTCGCGGAACTCGCCTTCGAACGCAGCGGGCCGGAGCGGATCTATTCCAGCATCGTGCTGCTGGATGCGTGGCTGGCGCATTTGCGCCGCGTGCAGCGACGCGATCCGGCGACCCTGGCGCTGGTCGGCGGCTTCATGGCGAAGCTGGCGGCCCTGCGCGCCATGTCGCTCGCATGCACCGGGCAACTGGCGGCCGGGGAAAGTCCGGTGGTCGAGGCTTCGGTGGTGAAGGACCTGGGCACCGCCTTCGAACAGGCGCTGCCGATTGCCATCGGAGACGATCTGGCCGCCTATCCGGAAGAACCGGTGAGCGACGATTTTCGCGCGGCGCTGACCTATGTCACGCATATCGCGCCCAGCTTCTCGTTGCGGGGTGGGACCCGCGAAATCCTGCGCGGGATCATCGCGCGGGGTTTGGGCCTGAGATGA
- a CDS encoding acyl-CoA dehydrogenase family protein — MSAPVTNEYLEPFEQMLGEHFAPAQVRAMEAGEDTGAMQAVEASGFLDALVAEDAGGAGLGLTDVAPLWMALGRHAVPAGIGEAMIDRATGENEPERRENAAALLHAALIAGAADRLLAMAVDHSNERVQFGKPIGKQQALQQQLAVMAQDCVAMRLAVELAASGGWPGRAQAAMAKTVAAEAAPRVANTAHAVFGAIGISAEHDLNLYTRAIHRWRLEGGAQTYWSRMLGEDVLSGEVPGDANSSVDWVRVHLFGQALRSGDQQLVGKWH, encoded by the coding sequence ATGAGCGCGCCGGTGACCAACGAATATCTCGAACCGTTCGAACAGATGCTGGGCGAGCATTTCGCGCCCGCGCAGGTTCGCGCCATGGAGGCCGGCGAGGATACCGGGGCCATGCAGGCGGTCGAGGCGTCCGGCTTCCTCGATGCGCTGGTGGCCGAGGATGCGGGCGGGGCCGGGCTGGGCCTTACCGATGTCGCGCCGCTGTGGATGGCGCTGGGACGCCATGCCGTGCCCGCCGGGATTGGCGAGGCGATGATCGACCGCGCGACCGGCGAGAACGAACCGGAGCGGCGCGAGAACGCGGCCGCGCTGCTTCACGCTGCCCTGATCGCGGGCGCGGCGGACAGGCTGCTGGCCATGGCGGTCGATCATTCGAACGAGCGGGTCCAGTTCGGCAAGCCCATCGGCAAGCAGCAGGCGCTGCAGCAGCAACTGGCGGTCATGGCGCAGGACTGTGTCGCGATGCGGCTGGCAGTGGAACTGGCGGCGTCCGGCGGGTGGCCCGGGCGCGCGCAAGCGGCCATGGCAAAGACCGTCGCCGCAGAGGCCGCACCGCGCGTGGCGAACACTGCACACGCCGTCTTCGGTGCGATCGGCATCAGCGCGGAACACGACCTCAATCTCTACACGCGGGCCATCCACCGCTGGAGGCTGGAAGGCGGGGCGCAGACTTACTGGTCGCGCATGCTGGGCGAAGACGTCCTGTCCGGCGAAGTACCGGGCGATGCAAACTCAAGTGTCGACTGGGTCCGCGTCCATTTGTTCGGTCAGGCTTTACGATCGGGCGATCAACAATTGGTCGGGAAATGGCACTAG
- a CDS encoding PAS domain-containing protein, with product MRELDSANRELRKSEEELVRRLELQNQQLVSAQRTGGFATIHGGPGEPFTSSVQLSHIFGYPPDKQMTPKDVVARIHPLDARRMMAETKRFYSELPPDIDYEFDHRIVHPETGTRWLRWHMRRSTGKGRTARGIYGSVRDITEIRQNERTVRMLQLRAERRVKELDRVTQDLEVERTRAEDALAVRTAAGRGRWRRRRGGPASHRRRGRTFRPAGRGYREQPADYRCPAGEAGLHGADRDQWCRGRGPRKPRGIRRRAEERADARHGRRNSRPHHPVDGGRLAHTGHRHYPARLLQPDANRIPQRANQPGSDEGGFQITCKPLRRCSERVDRIDGPEGHHAVGADGISAAQRVGVAQDLDQQSIARSKPEGRRSQLTWCDPKGAGNGGEEGIGAGGLRGSCVRRGPLALRMTVPAASCPGAQRACDRLAGAVRQRIRPASWTRRQGWRAER from the coding sequence ATGCGGGAACTCGACAGCGCCAACCGCGAATTGCGCAAGAGCGAGGAAGAGCTCGTTCGCCGGCTGGAACTGCAGAACCAGCAATTGGTGAGCGCCCAGCGCACCGGCGGTTTCGCCACGATCCACGGCGGTCCGGGGGAGCCTTTCACCAGCTCTGTCCAGCTCAGCCATATCTTCGGCTATCCGCCGGACAAGCAGATGACGCCGAAGGACGTGGTTGCCCGCATCCACCCGCTCGATGCTCGGCGGATGATGGCGGAAACGAAGCGCTTCTATTCCGAACTGCCGCCCGACATCGACTATGAATTCGACCATCGCATCGTCCATCCGGAGACGGGGACGCGCTGGCTGCGCTGGCATATGCGCCGTTCCACCGGGAAGGGCCGCACGGCGCGCGGTATCTATGGCTCAGTGCGGGACATAACCGAAATTCGCCAGAACGAGCGGACCGTGCGGATGCTGCAATTGCGGGCGGAACGGCGGGTGAAGGAGCTGGACCGCGTAACGCAGGACCTGGAGGTTGAAAGAACCCGCGCGGAGGACGCGCTGGCCGTCCGAACCGCTGCCGGTCGCGGCCGATGGCGACGGCGGCGAGGCGGTCCCGCTTCGCACCGGCGACGGGGACGCACCTTCCGTCCTGCTGGCCGAGGATACCGAGAGCAACCGGCAGATTATCGCTGCCCTGCTGGAGAAGCTGGGCTGCACGGTGCGGACCGTGACCAATGGTGCCGAGGCCGTGGACCTCGTAAGCCGCGAGGCATTCGACGCCGTGCTGAAGAACGTGCAGATGCCCGTCATGGACGGCGAAACAGCCGTCCGCACCATCCGGTCGATGGGGGGCGTCTCGCGCACACCGGTCATCGGCATTACCCCGCCCGCCTCCTCCAGCCTGACGCGAACCGCATTCCTCAACGGGCGAACCAGCCCGGCAGCGACGAGGGCGGGTTTCAGATCACGTGCAAACCGCTCCGGCGTTGCTCCGAGCGCGTCGACAGGATCGATGGACCCGAGGGCCATCATGCCGTCGGCGCCGACGGCATAAGTGCCGCTCAGCGCGTCGGGGTCGCCCAGGATCTCGACCAGCAGTCGATCGCCCGGAGCAAGCCGGAGGGTCGCCGTTCCCAGCTCACCTGGTGCGACCCGAAGGGCGCCGGGAACGGAGGGGAGGAGGGCATTGGTGCAGGAGGCCTGCGCGGAAGCTGCGTCCGGCGCGGTCCACTCGCCCTGCGGATGACGGTGCCGGCCGCCTCCTGTCCCGGCGCCCAGCGCGCCTGTGACAGGTTGGCAGGGGCCGTCCGGCAGCGCATCCGCCCAGCGTCATGGACGCGGCGGCAAGGCTGGCGAGCGGAGCGGTGA